The following coding sequences are from one Diabrotica virgifera virgifera chromosome 2, PGI_DIABVI_V3a window:
- the LOC126880665 gene encoding zinc metalloproteinase nas-13-like: MYQHKASFVITMCTIYSISNAAPLDSWDESSSQNPEEFGEYYEGDIFMPHGGRNGIVGEALRWNDGVIPFEISGYYNSKDLNLIKTAMDIYHKYTCISFRPKTQADKDYIAITNHQSGCWSSVGKQGGVQEVNLESPQCTTKIGTSLHELMHAVGFLHEQNRHERDDFVTINWNNIKKGREKNFNKAEQNGAEDFGVPYDFISVMHYSSTAFSANGKRTINPKDNKKVEKMGQREGFSKGDIMKINTMYNCPEKTQKLNITGDITTDGISNNESSSSDLGPFLQAANSLFSIFSRRRLY; this comes from the exons ATGTATCAACATAAAGCCTCGTTTGTTATAACGATGTGTACCATATATAGCATATCAAATGCTGCTCCGTTAGATTCGTGGGATGAATCCAGTTCACAAAATCCTGAAGAGTTCGGGGAGTACTACGAAGGTGATATCTTCATGCCACACGGTGGAAGGAATGGAATAGTTGGAGAAGCCTTACGATGGAATGATGGAGTCATTCCTTTTGAAATATCGGGATACTATAATTCGAAGGATTTGAATCTCATAAAAACAGCCATGGATATTTATCATAAATATACTTGTATAAG TTTTAGACCCAAAACTCAAGCTGACAAAGACTACATTGCAATAACGAATCACCAGTCAGGCTGTTGGTCTAGTGTCGGAAAACAAGGAGGTGTCCAAGAAGTTAACCTGGAAAGTCCTCAATGCACTACTAAAATTGGAACGTCTTTGCACGAACTTATGCACGCTGTTGGATTTTTGCATGAACAAAACCGGCACGAAAGGGATGATTTTGTGACAATTAATTGGAATAATATTAAGAAAG GAagggaaaaaaattttaataaagcaGAGCAAAATGGCGCTGAAGACTTTGGAGTTCCGTACGATTTTATATCTGTAATGCATTATTCCAGTACCGCATTTTCAGCTAATGGCAAACGTACCATTAACCCTAAG gaTAATAAAAAAGTGGAAAAGATGGGGCAACGGGAAGGTTTCAGTAAAGGTGATATTATGAAGATAAATACCATGTACAACTGCCCTGAGAAAACTCAGAAACTAAACATAACTGGCGATATTACGACTGATGGAATTAGTAATAACGAAAGTAGTTCTTCGGATCTAGGTCCTTTTTTACAAGCTGCTAATAGTTTATTCTCGATATTTTCAAGAAGAAGATTGTAttaa